From Aedes albopictus strain Foshan chromosome 1, AalbF5, whole genome shotgun sequence, one genomic window encodes:
- the LOC109402673 gene encoding uncharacterized protein LOC109402673, whose protein sequence is MCCWFIIKKKIKGQKVVRDGEHTDGRQRMRQKNRTNNTLPRQRPAARSGDNTRQQPSTSKKTNTNNGRSHINTGTVKNYGTSRGGNNLAIQEHSSAAKNVYPEKESQQPSTSQKTNTNNGRSHVNTGTVSNYETPQLRNRKAANNFYSSFVDECNEGDGTSRAVQMTVYGSYRCDESLDLLWSDESSTEVISHNEGSSDDDEYDYSDGGTQEAAEFASSSSHHNPSQYLSNSEQNYVSYEERYVNAVPVNNYRTSHEGSNLAIQEYSSAVNNVYPETERTVEMYYGNYTSDGYSAEALVYCEYSDDEEHSGDGIQIMGVYASYSSDDEYDENSGMINFIYDSDDD, encoded by the coding sequence ATGTGTTGCTGGTTTATCATAAAGAAGAAAATAAAAGGACAAAAAGTTGTCCGTGATGGGGAACACACCGATGGTCGACAAAGAATGCGTCAAAAAAATAGGACAAACAATACACTACCACGCCAACGCCCCGCGGCCCGTTCTGGTGATAACACACGTCAACAACCTTCTACCTCGAAAAAGACCAACACCAACAATGGAAGATCCCATATAAACACTGGCACTGTAAAAAATTATGGAACATCGCGCGGAGGCAATAACCTTGCAATACAAGAACATTCCAGTGCTGCCAAAAATGTATATCCCGAAAAGGAAAGTCAACAACCTTCTACCTCGCAAAAGACCAACACCAACAATGGAAGATCCCATGTAAACACTGGCACTGTAAGCAACTATGAAACACCGCAGCTACGTAATAGAAAAGCTGCTAACAATTTCTACTCCAGCTTTGTTGATGAGTGCAATGAAGGTGATGGAACATCAAGAGCCGTTCAGATGACAGTTTATGGCAGCTACAGATGTGACGAATCTTTGGATTTACTTTGGTCTGACGAATCTTCCACTGAAGTGATATCTCATAATGAGGGTTCTTCCGATGACGATGAATATGACTATTCTGATGGTGGTACTCAAGAGGCGGCGGAATTTGCAAGTTCCTCAAGCCATCACAATCCAAGTCAATACCTTTCCAACTCGGAGCAAAACTACGTCTCCTATGAAGAACGCTATGTAAATGCAGTCCCTGTAAATAATTATAGAACATCGCACGAAGGTAGTAATCTTGCAATACAAGAATATTCAAGTGCTGTCAATAATGTCTATCCCGAAACGGAAAGAACGGTTGAGATGTATTATGGCAACTACACAAGTGATGGATATTCTGCTGAAGCTTTAGTCTATTGTGAATATTCTGATGACGAAGAACATTCTGGTGATGGTATTCAAATAATGGGGGTATATGCCAGTTATAGCTCCGATGATGAATATGATGAAAATTCCGGAATGATAAATTTTATTTATGACTCTGATGACGACTAG
- the LOC115256378 gene encoding uncharacterized protein LOC115256378: protein MDAEFTNVSIETIICTGPTRRYIDNFSDDDDEEEDTDEVVIDNLKFDKVTFSGGLLPMMAPIYFEELQHTCPAIVSKGTKSSLPIEDSDATGQAAQSDDEEESKKKALEDDQGSTKTKNKTDETLKSDATISDDNDDRDQ, encoded by the coding sequence ATGGATGCAGAATTTACGAATGTGTCCATCGAAACCATCATATGCACTGGCCCGACCAGGCGGTACATAGACAACttcagcgatgatgatgatgaagaagaagatACTGACGAAGTAGTGATAGATAATTTAAAGTTTGACAAAGTAACATTTAGCGGAGGTCTACTGCCGATGATGGCCCCGATTTATTTCGAAGAACTGCAGCACACATGTCCTGCCATTGTCAGTAAAGGAACGAAATCATCCCTACCAATCGAAGATTCCGATGCCACGGGACAAGCTGCACAAAGTGACGATGAAGAAGAATCCAAGAAAAAAGCTTTGGAAGACGATCAAGGAAGTACCAAAACCAAGAACAAAACCGACGAAACGTTGAAAAGTGATGCTACCATAAGcgatgataatgatgatagaGATCAATGA